The Streptomonospora litoralis genome window below encodes:
- a CDS encoding SSI family serine proteinase inhibitor — protein MRNRRTPVLLGLLTGLMVAVPGAHAAQAASAETGGHAAQVPGSAMRLSVAVPEQKSAEHTTLTCSPVGGSHPDAEAACAALERSGGDFTALGQRDQQTMCTLEYAPVRLSATGTWQGAPVDYDETFSNPCVARAQTEGVFDFRTA, from the coding sequence ATGCGGAATCGACGCACGCCGGTGCTTCTCGGGCTGCTCACCGGGCTGATGGTGGCCGTGCCGGGCGCGCACGCCGCGCAGGCGGCTTCGGCGGAGACGGGCGGTCATGCGGCGCAGGTGCCGGGCTCCGCCATGCGGTTGTCGGTGGCGGTGCCCGAGCAGAAGTCGGCCGAGCACACCACGCTGACGTGTAGCCCCGTCGGCGGTTCGCATCCCGACGCCGAAGCCGCTTGCGCGGCGCTGGAGCGGTCGGGGGGCGACTTCACCGCTCTGGGACAGCGCGACCAGCAGACCATGTGCACGCTGGAGTACGCACCGGTGCGGCTCAGCGCCACGGGCACCTGGCAGGGGGCGCCGGTGGACTACGACGAGACCTTCAGCAATCCCTGCGTCGCGCGCGCCCAGACGGAGGGGGTCTTCGACTTCCGGACCGCGTGA
- a CDS encoding TIGR03943 family putative permease subunit translates to MNRIAQGVVLVLLGAAALSSTVFTDLYLNYVQPGFRYFLVAAGAVLIALGAAVVAGEVRAYLGGGAGGKDTSPEPGPGCDGDHGHGAPRVAWLLLLPVVAVFVVAPPALGAYTAGSAETAAPPRAEGSESRLDPLAEPGASGPVEMEIQEFINRAWTDEERAMEGRTIRLTGFAVPNTEGEGWYLARLQMACCAADAIVNRVLVTNRPAPAEDSWWRVEGTWQPPQGELQSVRNHRFDIETMDAVENPPDPYE, encoded by the coding sequence GTGAACCGGATCGCCCAGGGGGTCGTCCTGGTGCTGCTGGGTGCCGCGGCGCTGAGCAGCACCGTCTTCACCGACCTCTATCTGAACTACGTGCAGCCGGGGTTCCGCTACTTCCTGGTCGCGGCGGGCGCCGTGCTGATCGCGCTCGGCGCGGCAGTGGTCGCCGGCGAGGTGCGCGCCTATCTCGGCGGCGGTGCAGGCGGCAAAGACACGTCCCCCGAGCCCGGCCCCGGTTGCGACGGCGACCACGGGCACGGTGCGCCGCGGGTCGCCTGGCTGCTCCTCCTGCCGGTGGTGGCGGTGTTCGTCGTCGCGCCGCCGGCTCTGGGCGCCTACACCGCCGGAAGCGCCGAGACCGCCGCACCCCCGCGCGCGGAAGGCTCGGAAAGCCGCCTCGATCCCCTGGCCGAACCCGGTGCCTCCGGCCCCGTCGAGATGGAGATCCAGGAGTTCATCAATCGAGCCTGGACCGACGAGGAGAGGGCGATGGAGGGGCGGACCATCCGCTTGACCGGATTCGCCGTGCCCAACACCGAGGGCGAGGGCTGGTACCTGGCGCGGCTGCAGATGGCCTGCTGCGCGGCCGACGCCATCGTGAACCGGGTACTGGTCACCAACCGCCCCGCGCCTGCCGAGGACAGTTGGTGGCGGGTCGAAGGCACCTGGCAGCCGCCGCAGGGAGAGCTGCAGAGCGTGCGCAACCACCGCTTCGATATCGAGACGATGGACGCGGTGGAGAACCCGCCCGACCCCTACGAGTAG
- a CDS encoding sensor histidine kinase, producing MPKTPRLRLRSIRARAAAGSVLAAAVVLVLAIAATSLLARAVIEREEVITAGEAAREVVVDIQHGRADGGLRPRAGVIRIQIVSPEGGVLAATPVLSGSGPLTMEQPADPDGQITEVVCRSPGADCLTVVGFATADSAYGQALVYAAVPRSLLLTGPLLELTLIGLGAAALATIGGLAWWQAGRTLRPVEAVRAGLARISASDPDKRLPVPDTGDEIAALARTANDTLRRLEVALDRQRGFVSDASHELRNPIAGLRTRLEVELADPEGGDAREALRGALHDTARLERIVADLLELARLDADVAVGREPVDLGELAAVEVERRTAALRVDSSVERGTYVYANRLRLARLLTNLLANAERHAAGRVLVTVAREEQQAVLRVHDDGNGVPEQDRERIFERFARLDESRRRDPGGTGLGLAISREIAKAKGGTLDVADSPVLGGAVFTLRLPLDSGPKSRT from the coding sequence ATGCCGAAGACACCGCGGCTGCGGCTGCGATCGATCCGCGCCCGGGCGGCTGCCGGCTCCGTGCTGGCCGCCGCGGTGGTCCTGGTGCTGGCCATCGCCGCAACCAGCCTGCTCGCACGTGCAGTCATCGAGCGCGAGGAGGTCATCACAGCGGGGGAGGCCGCCCGCGAGGTGGTCGTGGACATCCAGCACGGGCGGGCCGACGGCGGCCTCCGTCCCCGCGCGGGCGTGATCCGGATCCAGATCGTCTCGCCTGAGGGCGGTGTGCTGGCGGCCACGCCGGTGCTGTCGGGATCGGGGCCGCTGACCATGGAGCAGCCGGCCGACCCCGACGGCCAGATCACCGAGGTCGTCTGCCGCTCGCCGGGCGCGGACTGCCTCACGGTCGTCGGTTTCGCCACCGCCGACTCCGCCTACGGCCAGGCGCTGGTCTACGCGGCCGTGCCGCGCTCGCTGCTGCTCACCGGGCCGCTGCTGGAGCTGACCCTGATCGGCCTCGGTGCCGCGGCGCTGGCCACGATCGGGGGCCTCGCCTGGTGGCAGGCGGGCCGCACGCTGCGGCCGGTCGAGGCCGTGCGGGCGGGTTTGGCGCGGATCAGCGCCTCCGACCCGGACAAGCGGCTGCCGGTGCCCGATACCGGCGACGAGATCGCCGCCCTGGCGCGTACCGCCAACGACACGCTGCGGAGGTTGGAGGTCGCGCTGGACCGCCAGCGCGGTTTCGTCTCCGACGCCTCCCACGAGCTGCGCAACCCGATCGCCGGCCTGCGCACCCGGCTGGAGGTCGAGCTGGCCGACCCCGAAGGCGGCGACGCCCGCGAGGCGCTGCGCGGCGCGCTGCACGACACCGCGCGCCTGGAGCGCATCGTCGCCGATCTGCTGGAGTTGGCCCGGCTCGACGCAGACGTGGCCGTGGGGCGCGAACCCGTCGACCTGGGCGAGCTCGCCGCCGTCGAGGTCGAGCGCCGAACGGCCGCGCTGCGCGTCGACAGCTCGGTCGAGCGGGGTACCTACGTCTACGCCAACCGGCTCCGGCTCGCCCGGCTGCTCACCAATCTGCTGGCCAACGCCGAGCGCCACGCCGCGGGGCGCGTGCTGGTCACCGTCGCCCGCGAAGAGCAGCAGGCGGTGCTGCGGGTGCACGACGACGGCAACGGCGTGCCCGAGCAGGACCGAGAGCGGATCTTCGAGCGGTTCGCCCGCCTGGACGAGTCGCGCCGGCGCGATCCCGGCGGCACCGGGCTGGGCCTCGCGATCTCCCGGGAGATCGCGAAGGCCAAGGGCGGAACGCTCGACGTCGCGGACAGCCCGGTACTGGGCGGCGCGGTGTTCACTCTGCGCCTGCCACTGGACTCGGGGCCGAAGTCGCGGACCTGA
- a CDS encoding permease, producing MPERPAGPAPRAHASLGDTLAGGWDEPDGALPPDDWGRRRGPRPLATVWLFALFTLALAAGHAWLGDRLTGEAFLAWATVFTAISLQALPFLVFGVALSAALTAFVPASFYRRVMPANPFAAVPAAGAAGMVLPGCECASVPVAGGLIKRGVAPAAALTFLLAAPAINPVVLVATAVAFAGQPEMVLARLAASFGAAVVVGWVWARLGRTDWLRPPRSHHSPDAPRWQVFRESMLHDLMHAGGFLVLGALAAATVNVAVPREWVAAVADMPVVSVLVLALFAIVLSVCSEADAFVAVSLTEFSPMAKLAFLVVGPMVDLKLIALQGGTFGWSFVRRFVPLTLAAALVFTFVIGGLLL from the coding sequence GTGCCCGAACGCCCTGCGGGACCCGCACCTCGCGCACACGCCTCCCTGGGCGACACCCTGGCCGGCGGTTGGGACGAGCCCGACGGTGCGCTGCCTCCCGACGACTGGGGGCGGCGCCGGGGTCCGCGGCCACTGGCCACGGTGTGGCTGTTCGCGCTGTTCACCCTGGCGCTCGCGGCGGGCCACGCATGGCTGGGGGATCGGCTGACCGGTGAGGCGTTCCTGGCCTGGGCCACCGTCTTCACCGCGATCAGCTTGCAGGCGCTGCCGTTCCTCGTCTTCGGTGTCGCCCTGTCCGCCGCTCTGACGGCCTTCGTGCCCGCCTCCTTCTACCGGCGGGTCATGCCCGCCAATCCCTTCGCCGCCGTCCCCGCGGCGGGCGCGGCCGGGATGGTGCTGCCCGGCTGCGAGTGCGCGTCGGTGCCCGTAGCCGGCGGGTTGATCAAACGCGGGGTGGCGCCCGCGGCGGCCCTGACGTTTCTGCTGGCCGCACCGGCGATCAACCCCGTCGTACTGGTGGCCACCGCCGTGGCCTTCGCCGGGCAGCCCGAGATGGTACTGGCCCGGCTGGCCGCGTCGTTCGGCGCGGCGGTGGTGGTGGGCTGGGTGTGGGCGCGCCTGGGCCGCACCGACTGGCTGCGACCGCCGCGCAGCCACCACAGCCCCGACGCTCCCCGTTGGCAGGTGTTCCGCGAGTCGATGCTGCACGACCTCATGCACGCGGGCGGATTCCTGGTGCTGGGTGCGCTGGCCGCGGCAACGGTCAACGTCGCTGTGCCCCGCGAGTGGGTGGCGGCCGTCGCCGACATGCCGGTCGTCTCGGTGCTGGTCCTGGCCCTGTTCGCGATCGTGCTGTCGGTGTGCTCGGAGGCCGACGCGTTCGTCGCGGTGAGCCTCACCGAGTTCTCGCCCATGGCCAAGCTGGCGTTCCTGGTCGTCGGGCCCATGGTCGACCTCAAGCTGATCGCGCTGCAGGGCGGCACGTTCGGCTGGTCCTTCGTACGCCGCTTCGTGCCGCTGACCCTGGCGGCGGCGCTCGTCTTCACCTTCGTGATCGGAGGTCTGCTGCTGTGA